A window of the Bacteroidales bacterium genome harbors these coding sequences:
- a CDS encoding tetratricopeptide repeat protein has product MKHILSILIVLIIFNNAFSQTVNQDTLRAREYLRTSEKFKEESKFENSLEYLKKAEKIYSTYNLNKALLECELKKSDIFIRKGDLNQALEILKTGKQKALSLSGENSVLYADFCEKTGLVYLYVKKYSDAKKLWIKTLVIRKKIYDSNHIKLSDSYNNLGVLYSQTGDYLRSLKLHQNALKIREEILPEDDLKIAASLMNIGRAYSKIENPDLTLIYFLKSLKIKKKKLDSFNPELASLYNITGDVYKKLEEYNLSIKNYKNALLIKQNNNGENHPETAGIYANLGDVYNLTGNYNKASEYNEKALRIFKGKYGENHWTVAKILINIGSVYLNKDDIKKAIENFNNSLEISKKLYKVWNLKTAQQYTKIGLILNKKNENIAAENYFNNALKIQQNVLKSDNHPEIAETYLNIGNTYKNNKEYYAALENYNKSLAIRLKISGNKHPETARIYKLTASVYKAKKEYTAELKYLQKALISNIENFDSQDITTNSAFNKSNFCFNQNIVLETLNMKAGAFWNLYLRTNNTDNLKEAFKVYKLSDLIIERIKKTVLKKEDKKYLAENISKVYEKAAVLCLQLYKKTNENKYLNKSFYYSEKNKQGVLLSIPEATDFADVLNSVLNVETDLLADITYFRKKVTENPGDTKIRTKLLTLYKEHNSFISNLKNNHKEYYELKYKPVFVTAEDIQNLINDSTLVLHYFYPETSKYMYVYMIEKDKTSIRFIKNIDAFSDKIISFRKHLISDDESSVKAYAREGYSLYKDLLPNISENDGSTKQLIIIPDGNLGMIPFESLLTEEYFGSWNQFSDYPYLIKKYAVSYSLSANELQKNLYENYQRKINLSINDSVDSVDSIYMDDWVGIAPVFDDMSINKTSGKTRDILKNTQKTFQDNTQTHFLSNNNISYLPESENEITAIYNAFQNSEKMPETDLREEADEFFIKSIDSEEFKIIHIASHGFINSEKPEFSGIILANSNTDENDGILLMNEIFDMKLNSDLIVLSAFETGIKKFRRGEGILALTRALLYTGTKNIVISLWQVSDKSTVKLMVNFYKDILNKHDNPPGYNHSLQTAKLKLINEGEYAHPFYWSPFILIGN; this is encoded by the coding sequence ATGAAACATATTCTTTCAATTTTAATCGTTCTGATTATTTTCAACAATGCTTTTTCTCAAACAGTCAATCAAGATACTCTTCGAGCAAGAGAATATTTAAGAACATCTGAAAAATTCAAAGAAGAATCAAAGTTCGAAAATTCATTGGAATACCTGAAAAAAGCTGAAAAAATCTATTCAACTTACAACCTCAATAAGGCTTTGTTAGAATGTGAATTAAAAAAAAGCGATATTTTTATTCGTAAAGGCGATTTAAATCAGGCGCTTGAAATTTTAAAAACAGGAAAACAAAAAGCTTTAAGTTTATCCGGTGAAAATTCGGTATTATATGCAGATTTTTGCGAAAAAACAGGTTTGGTTTATCTTTATGTAAAAAAGTATTCGGATGCTAAAAAATTATGGATAAAAACTTTAGTAATCCGAAAAAAAATATACGACAGTAACCATATCAAACTTTCAGATTCATATAATAATTTAGGTGTATTATATTCTCAAACAGGTGATTATCTCAGAAGCCTTAAACTCCACCAAAATGCATTAAAAATCAGAGAAGAAATACTTCCCGAAGATGATTTAAAGATTGCTGCTTCGCTAATGAATATAGGCAGAGCATATTCTAAAATTGAAAATCCTGATTTAACTTTAATATATTTTTTAAAGTCATTGAAAATTAAAAAAAAGAAGCTTGATTCGTTTAATCCCGAACTTGCATCTTTATATAATATTACCGGAGATGTTTACAAAAAATTAGAAGAATATAATCTGTCAATAAAAAACTATAAAAATGCACTTTTAATAAAACAGAATAATAATGGTGAAAACCATCCCGAAACAGCCGGAATATATGCTAATTTGGGAGATGTGTATAATTTAACCGGAAATTACAATAAAGCATCGGAATACAATGAAAAAGCATTGCGAATATTTAAAGGAAAATACGGAGAAAACCACTGGACAGTTGCAAAAATATTAATAAATATCGGCAGTGTTTATTTAAATAAGGATGATATTAAAAAAGCGATTGAGAATTTCAATAATTCATTAGAAATAAGCAAAAAACTATATAAAGTTTGGAATTTAAAAACAGCACAACAGTACACGAAAATAGGGTTGATTCTAAATAAGAAAAATGAAAATATTGCTGCAGAAAACTATTTTAATAATGCATTAAAAATCCAACAAAATGTTTTAAAAAGTGATAATCATCCCGAAATTGCTGAAACGTATCTTAATATCGGAAATACATATAAAAATAACAAAGAGTATTATGCGGCTTTGGAAAATTATAACAAAAGTTTAGCGATAAGACTAAAAATATCCGGGAACAAACATCCGGAAACAGCTCGTATTTATAAATTAACGGCATCGGTTTATAAAGCAAAAAAAGAATATACGGCAGAACTTAAATATTTACAAAAAGCATTAATCAGCAATATTGAAAATTTTGATTCTCAGGATATTACAACTAACTCTGCTTTTAATAAATCAAATTTCTGTTTTAATCAAAATATAGTTTTAGAAACTCTTAATATGAAAGCCGGTGCCTTTTGGAATTTGTATTTAAGAACTAATAATACGGATAATTTAAAAGAAGCATTTAAGGTGTATAAACTTTCTGATTTAATTATCGAAAGAATAAAAAAAACAGTTTTAAAAAAAGAAGATAAAAAATATTTAGCAGAAAATATATCGAAAGTATATGAGAAAGCTGCCGTATTATGTTTACAGTTATATAAAAAGACAAATGAAAATAAATATTTAAATAAATCCTTTTATTATTCAGAAAAAAACAAACAAGGTGTATTACTTTCTATACCCGAGGCAACAGATTTTGCAGACGTTTTGAATTCAGTCTTAAATGTTGAAACTGATTTATTAGCAGATATTACTTATTTCAGAAAAAAAGTTACTGAAAATCCCGGCGACACAAAAATCAGAACAAAATTGCTTACATTATACAAAGAACATAATTCTTTTATCTCAAACTTAAAAAATAATCATAAAGAATATTACGAATTAAAATACAAGCCTGTTTTTGTAACAGCAGAAGATATTCAAAACCTGATAAATGACAGTACGCTTGTATTGCATTATTTTTATCCTGAAACTTCGAAGTATATGTATGTTTACATGATTGAAAAAGATAAAACAAGCATACGTTTTATAAAAAATATTGACGCTTTTAGTGATAAAATTATAAGTTTCAGAAAACATCTTATTTCTGATGATGAAAGCAGTGTAAAAGCCTATGCCCGAGAAGGATATTCATTGTACAAAGATTTACTTCCGAATATTTCAGAAAATGATGGTTCAACAAAACAGTTGATAATTATTCCTGACGGAAATTTAGGAATGATTCCTTTTGAGTCGCTGTTAACAGAAGAATATTTCGGAAGTTGGAATCAATTTAGTGATTATCCTTACCTGATTAAAAAATATGCTGTTTCTTATTCATTGTCGGCAAACGAATTGCAAAAAAACTTATATGAAAATTATCAGAGAAAAATTAATCTGTCAATTAATGATTCTGTTGATTCTGTTGATTCAATTTACATGGATGATTGGGTCGGCATTGCCCCTGTTTTTGATGATATGAGCATAAACAAAACATCCGGCAAAACTCGTGATATTCTGAAAAACACACAAAAAACATTTCAAGATAACACCCAAACACATTTTTTGAGCAATAATAACATTTCTTATCTTCCGGAAAGTGAGAATGAAATAACAGCAATATACAACGCGTTTCAAAATTCAGAAAAAATGCCTGAAACGGATTTACGTGAAGAAGCTGACGAGTTTTTTATTAAATCAATTGATTCGGAAGAATTTAAAATTATTCATATTGCTTCCCACGGATTTATTAATTCCGAAAAACCTGAATTTTCAGGTATTATATTGGCAAACAGCAACACTGATGAAAATGACGGAATTTTATTAATGAATGAAATATTTGACATGAAACTGAATTCCGATTTAATTGTATTATCAGCTTTTGAAACAGGAATAAAAAAGTTTCGAAGAGGAGAAGGTATTTTAGCACTTACAAGAGCATTGTTGTATACAGGAACAAAAAATATTGTTATTTCTCTTTGGCAGGTTTCTGACAAATCAACCGTAAAGTTGATGGTTAATTTTTATAAGGATATTCTGAATAAACATGATAATCCGCCCGGCTATAATCATTCATTGCAAACAGCAAAATTAAAACTCATAAACGAAGGGGAATATGCACATCCCTTTTATTGGAGTCCGTTTATTTTAATAGGAAATTAA
- a CDS encoding S-adenosylmethionine:tRNA ribosyltransferase-isomerase has translation MNFNELQIKDYNYELPENRIAKYPLPERDSSKLLVYEKGKISNSSFSKLTNLFSSNELFVFNNTKVIQARLNFKKITGANIEIFCLEPVEPTDYNLMFQSVKSCKWKCIVGNLKKWKTGNLNLNVKLDNSETVVKAKKEESFFDSHIIEFSWDNPGISFGNILEQTGQTPIPPYLKRKSEEDDKKRYQTVYSKHKGSVAAPTAGLHFTENVLKSLSKKGIDTGFITLHVGAGTFKPVKSDFVSEHEMHTEHFSVTKDLIEKLILKAGKITAVGTTTVRTLESLYYLGLRLEQNPDLSNFHIKQWEVYDMKQSISSERALKNILTYMLKKGISKIDASTQIIIVPGFKFRLTDKLITNFHQPKSTLLLLIAAFIGKDWKKVYDFALNNNFRFLSYGDSSVLIK, from the coding sequence ATGAACTTTAATGAACTTCAAATAAAAGATTATAATTACGAACTTCCGGAGAACAGAATTGCAAAATACCCTTTACCCGAACGTGACAGCTCAAAACTGTTAGTTTACGAAAAAGGTAAAATATCCAACAGTTCATTTTCAAAATTAACGAATTTATTTTCTTCAAATGAGCTGTTTGTTTTTAACAATACAAAAGTAATACAAGCACGCTTAAATTTTAAAAAAATCACAGGTGCAAATATTGAAATTTTTTGTTTGGAACCTGTTGAGCCTACTGATTACAATTTAATGTTTCAATCTGTAAAAAGTTGTAAGTGGAAATGTATTGTAGGAAACTTAAAAAAATGGAAAACCGGTAATCTAAACTTAAATGTGAAACTTGATAACTCAGAAACGGTTGTTAAAGCGAAAAAAGAAGAATCATTTTTTGACTCTCATATTATTGAATTTTCATGGGATAACCCGGGAATAAGTTTTGGCAATATTTTGGAACAAACAGGGCAAACCCCTATCCCGCCCTATTTAAAACGCAAATCGGAAGAAGATGATAAAAAACGTTATCAAACCGTTTATTCAAAACATAAAGGTTCTGTGGCAGCACCGACTGCTGGCTTACATTTTACAGAAAATGTATTAAAATCATTATCGAAAAAAGGAATTGACACAGGATTTATTACTCTACACGTGGGTGCGGGAACATTTAAACCCGTTAAATCTGATTTTGTTTCAGAACACGAAATGCATACGGAACATTTTTCTGTTACAAAGGATTTAATTGAGAAATTAATCTTAAAAGCCGGAAAAATTACTGCCGTGGGAACAACAACAGTACGAACATTAGAAAGTTTATATTATTTAGGTCTTAGATTAGAGCAAAACCCTGATTTGAGTAATTTTCATATCAAACAATGGGAAGTTTATGATATGAAACAAAGTATAAGTTCTGAAAGGGCTTTAAAAAACATCCTTACATATATGTTGAAAAAAGGCATATCAAAAATTGATGCTTCAACACAAATTATTATTGTTCCCGGATTCAAATTTAGACTAACCGATAAACTCATTACAAACTTCCACCAACCTAAAAGCACATTGTTACTGTTAATTGCAGCATTTATCGGTAAAGACTGGAAAAAAGTTTATGATTTTGCGTTAAATAATAATTTCAGATTTTTAAGTTACGGAGACAGCTCTGTTTTAATTAAATAA
- a CDS encoding DUF2027 domain-containing protein, producing the protein MKIKAGDQVKFLNDVGGGKVTKIIDKETALILNDTGFEVPVLIEELMLEITDDVRRSISESVIPEKEINVFEEEPIYTDSNEVNFYLAFVPENQKRIGDTDCEVYLINDSNYFVYYNYAVKKGEKYTSITGKLEPNVKEKISVFELNSLQDTINIVMQLIFFDKEEYSLKEPVSSRIKLKATRFFKQNSFKENDFFDEFAIITSVTEENSMQEAVEKLKKEDIDAVVKQKDGKRPRIQQNKENKSIKEVDLHIHELIDDESGMSDYDKLQLQLDAFHKELQTAIKENYRRIVFIHGVGSGSLKLKIRSELQHKYKKYQFQDASFKEYGYGATMILLRK; encoded by the coding sequence ATGAAGATTAAAGCAGGAGATCAAGTTAAATTTTTAAATGACGTAGGCGGCGGAAAAGTTACAAAGATTATAGATAAAGAAACAGCATTAATACTAAATGACACAGGTTTTGAAGTGCCGGTTTTAATTGAAGAATTAATGCTTGAAATAACTGATGATGTCCGTCGGTCAATTTCTGAATCTGTTATTCCTGAAAAAGAAATAAACGTATTTGAAGAAGAACCTATTTATACCGACAGTAATGAAGTTAATTTCTATCTTGCTTTTGTTCCCGAAAATCAGAAACGAATAGGAGATACTGATTGTGAAGTATATCTTATAAACGACAGTAACTATTTTGTATATTATAATTATGCAGTAAAGAAAGGGGAAAAATATACAAGTATTACGGGAAAATTAGAACCCAACGTAAAGGAAAAAATAAGTGTTTTTGAGTTAAATTCTTTACAAGACACAATAAATATTGTGATGCAACTTATATTTTTTGATAAAGAAGAATATTCATTAAAAGAACCCGTAAGCAGCCGGATAAAATTAAAAGCAACAAGGTTTTTTAAACAAAACAGCTTTAAGGAAAACGATTTTTTTGATGAATTTGCAATAATTACTTCTGTTACGGAAGAAAATTCAATGCAGGAAGCCGTTGAAAAATTAAAAAAAGAAGATATTGATGCCGTTGTTAAACAAAAAGACGGAAAAAGACCGAGGATTCAGCAAAATAAAGAAAACAAAAGCATTAAAGAAGTTGATTTACACATCCACGAACTTATTGATGATGAAAGCGGAATGTCTGACTACGATAAATTGCAACTGCAATTAGATGCCTTTCATAAAGAACTTCAAACCGCAATAAAAGAAAATTACAGAAGAATCGTTTTTATACACGGCGTAGGAAGCGGTAGCTTGAAACTTAAAATAAGAAGCGAATTACAACATAAATATAAAAAATATCAATTTCAAGATGCTTCTTTTAAAGAATACGGATACGGTGCAACCATGATTTTATTGAGAAAATAA
- the mgtE gene encoding magnesium transporter, which produces MQFELTREYLNRLISVIENKNDKEAAKLMDEIHAVDIAEVYDELNIEQAKYLFLLIENREKAADVLAELDDDDRSKFLKALPDEIIASKFIDHMDSDDAADVIADLPDERQEEVLQKIKDIDQAGDIVDLLSYDEDTAGGLMGKEIVTVNIEDDVEDAITQIRKSVEEVDEIYYVYVTDNDGILLGTLSLAKLLLAAKGAKIKDIYQSDVISVKADMKAEDVANLSDKYDLVALPVIDNIGRLLGRITFDDLVDVMREEAGKDYQMMSGLTEDVEHSDKVWQLTRARLPWLFIGLVGGIFSALIISLHEENLAENASLAFFIPLIAAMGGNVGVQSSSIVVQGLASGNAGFESTFKKVLKEFMVALINASVLASAIFLFNFFHSPSFALTVSVSISLFIVIIFASVFGAFVPLALNKFKVDPALATGPFITTTNDIVGLLVYLTTSALMFSIL; this is translated from the coding sequence ATGCAATTTGAATTAACGCGTGAATATTTAAATCGTCTTATTTCTGTCATTGAAAATAAAAATGACAAGGAAGCCGCAAAATTAATGGATGAAATTCATGCCGTTGATATTGCCGAAGTTTATGATGAACTTAATATTGAACAAGCAAAATATTTATTTCTTTTAATTGAAAACAGAGAAAAAGCAGCCGATGTTCTTGCTGAACTTGATGACGATGACAGAAGCAAGTTTTTAAAAGCATTGCCCGATGAAATTATTGCATCAAAGTTTATCGACCACATGGATTCTGACGATGCAGCCGATGTTATTGCCGATTTACCTGATGAACGCCAAGAAGAAGTACTTCAAAAAATAAAAGATATTGACCAAGCCGGAGATATCGTAGATTTATTATCATACGATGAAGATACTGCCGGCGGTTTGATGGGAAAGGAAATTGTTACGGTAAATATTGAAGATGATGTTGAAGATGCAATAACGCAAATAAGAAAAAGTGTTGAAGAAGTTGACGAAATATATTATGTTTATGTAACTGATAATGACGGTATTTTATTAGGCACATTATCGTTGGCAAAATTATTATTAGCAGCAAAAGGGGCTAAAATTAAAGATATTTATCAATCGGATGTTATTTCCGTAAAGGCAGATATGAAAGCAGAAGATGTTGCAAATTTGTCTGATAAATACGATTTGGTTGCTTTACCGGTAATTGATAATATCGGTCGTTTGCTCGGACGTATTACATTTGATGATTTGGTTGATGTTATGCGGGAAGAAGCCGGAAAAGATTATCAAATGATGTCGGGTTTAACTGAAGATGTTGAGCATAGTGATAAAGTTTGGCAACTGACAAGAGCAAGGCTGCCTTGGTTATTTATCGGATTAGTAGGCGGTATTTTTAGTGCATTAATTATCAGTTTGCATGAAGAAAACCTTGCAGAAAATGCTTCTTTAGCTTTTTTTATACCTTTAATTGCTGCAATGGGCGGAAATGTAGGAGTGCAATCATCGTCAATTGTTGTTCAAGGTTTGGCAAGCGGAAATGCCGGCTTTGAAAGTACATTTAAAAAAGTGCTGAAAGAATTTATGGTTGCTTTGATAAATGCTTCTGTTCTTGCGTCGGCAATATTCCTATTTAACTTTTTTCACAGTCCTTCATTTGCTTTAACTGTTTCAGTAAGTATTTCGTTATTTATTGTTATTATTTTTGCATCTGTTTTCGGAGCATTTGTTCCTTTAGCTCTTAACAAATTTAAAGTTGATCCTGCTTTGGCAACAGGGCCTTTTATAACTACAACAAATGATATTGTAGGCTTACTTGTTTATTTAACTACAAGTGCTTTAATGTTTTCAATTCTGTAA
- a CDS encoding Hsp20/alpha crystallin family protein, with protein sequence MTLIRRNINSPFFPDWMEDFFSGEINPLTKSRLSSVPMVNVFENDKSFRIELAAPGMNKEDIKINLENDVLTISADKEVEAEQENENCTKKEYSYFNFTRSFTLPEAADVEKIEAKSANGILKITIMKKEEEIVKPPREIKIK encoded by the coding sequence ATGACACTTATTAGAAGAAACATCAATTCGCCGTTTTTTCCTGATTGGATGGAAGATTTTTTTTCGGGAGAAATTAACCCTTTAACAAAATCAAGATTATCATCAGTTCCGATGGTAAATGTTTTTGAGAATGATAAATCGTTCAGAATTGAACTTGCTGCTCCCGGAATGAACAAAGAAGACATAAAAATTAATTTGGAAAATGATGTGTTAACAATTTCGGCAGATAAAGAGGTTGAAGCAGAACAAGAAAATGAAAACTGCACAAAGAAAGAATATTCGTACTTTAATTTTACAAGATCTTTTACTTTGCCGGAAGCTGCTGATGTTGAAAAGATTGAAGCAAAATCTGCAAACGGAATTTTGAAGATTACGATTATGAAGAAAGAAGAAGAAATTGTAAAACCGCCGAGAGAAATTAAAATTAAGTAA
- a CDS encoding DUF4105 domain-containing protein has product MYKIRLFLFLAIISFRFNDLKAQNLSSQAEISIITCAPGNDLYSTFGHSAIRIKDPVLRIDNVYNYGTFNFETPGFYMKFMRGQLDYMLSVAPYKYFVISYMNENRWIKEQVLDLNKSQKNKVFAFLKNNALPENMYYRYDFFYDNCATRVKDVIRDVLGNEIILPEKITDEGVTYRDLLYIYLKNKNWERFGINLALGLPTDKVVTAEEATFLPDYLEKSFDKAVLNINGVKKPIVKETRMLFEPKESISDTSSGMFTPVVLFYSLLFVFLVLTFVEYKNKKYYLILDKTLFFIVGFFGFIILLLWFGTEHGAVINNQNIIWAMPLFFIAAFMLKKNNKNYIKRFFIFMSALITVSLIINLAIYRLFDFALIPLLIIIIFRSVLIFRNT; this is encoded by the coding sequence ATGTATAAAATACGTTTGTTTTTATTTTTGGCGATAATAAGTTTCAGATTTAATGATTTGAAAGCTCAAAATTTATCTTCTCAAGCCGAAATAAGTATTATTACCTGTGCACCGGGCAATGATTTATATTCAACTTTCGGGCATTCGGCAATAAGAATAAAAGACCCTGTATTAAGAATTGATAATGTTTATAATTACGGAACTTTTAACTTTGAAACCCCGGGCTTTTACATGAAATTTATGAGAGGTCAGTTAGATTATATGCTTAGTGTTGCTCCTTATAAATATTTTGTGATTTCGTATATGAATGAAAACAGATGGATAAAAGAACAGGTTTTAGACTTAAATAAATCGCAAAAAAATAAGGTTTTTGCCTTTCTTAAAAATAATGCTTTGCCTGAAAATATGTATTACAGGTATGACTTTTTTTATGATAATTGTGCAACACGAGTAAAAGATGTTATCAGAGACGTGTTGGGTAATGAAATTATTTTACCTGAAAAAATAACCGATGAAGGTGTAACATACAGAGATTTGTTGTACATCTATTTAAAGAATAAAAATTGGGAACGTTTCGGAATAAATTTAGCATTAGGTTTACCGACCGATAAAGTTGTTACGGCTGAAGAAGCAACTTTTTTGCCCGATTATCTTGAGAAATCATTCGACAAAGCAGTTTTGAATATTAACGGTGTTAAAAAACCGATTGTTAAAGAAACAAGAATGTTGTTTGAGCCGAAAGAGAGTATTTCTGATACATCCTCGGGAATGTTTACTCCGGTTGTATTGTTTTATTCTTTACTTTTTGTTTTTCTTGTCTTAACTTTTGTTGAATATAAAAATAAGAAATACTATTTAATTCTTGATAAAACTTTATTTTTTATTGTAGGTTTCTTTGGTTTTATAATTTTATTATTGTGGTTCGGAACTGAGCACGGAGCTGTAATAAACAATCAAAATATAATTTGGGCAATGCCTTTGTTTTTTATTGCCGCATTTATGTTAAAAAAGAATAATAAGAACTATATAAAGCGTTTTTTTATTTTTATGTCTGCACTTATCACTGTCAGTTTAATAATTAATCTTGCAATTTACAGATTATTTGATTTTGCACTTATTCCTTTATTGATAATAATAATTTTCAGGTCTGTTTTGATATTCAGAAATACGTAG